In the Ctenopharyngodon idella isolate HZGC_01 chromosome 4, HZGC01, whole genome shotgun sequence genome, one interval contains:
- the ckap4 gene encoding cytoskeleton-associated protein 4, with the protein MTVKNRNKNNSNSNDKTVPSQQQDDTAKKSPKVAKAENAAVSSRGSGSGALIKFLSALFYLALAAGAVFASLYLHQELSDIKHANSRHEESMKKCTTAAREVEHALQQIRSMKASLEGLESTVVSARTDLESTSRAVRKGEADSRRMEDALQKLQNKLFQDLAEGIREVKDAREKDMSSLEEQLAQLSRSLSESTVEFANEQSRYKSDLHELKARLEEQDGPALLVQELASISSAVANLNTANEVAEGNMAVLREQIASVSGELQTRNREVASVSEEVGAVRTLVQSAVGALREEVSAARASVQTTSDQLQSLNDQQDQSSAALQSLEAQLREELLKLEKRKDDLEVRLKAAEESQEVSASSLSEQTNRLNALESKYESHENSLSGCRTAAEALRHDLEGMKSRLGELQTRVDALDETQETEQEPEQETEQEPEQEMEQEPEQELDAVQDEEPESPPEQLDE; encoded by the exons ATGACCgtgaaaaacagaaacaagaaCAACTCGAACTCCAACGACAAAACAGTCCCGAGTCAACAGCAAGATGACACGGCGAAGAAAAGTCCTAAAGTCGCTAAAGCTGAAAACGCGGCGGTCTCGAGCCGCGGATCCGGATCAGGCGCGCTGATAAAGTTCTTATCCGCGTTATTTTATCTGGCGCTGGCGGCCGGAGCCGTGTTCGCGTCCCTGTACCTCCATCAAGAGCTGTCGGACATCAAACATGCGAACTCCAGACATGAAGAATCAATGAAGAAGTGCACGACAGCGGCGCGTGAGGTGGAACATGCGCTCCAACAG ATCAGGTCCATGAAGGCGTCTCTGGAGGGTTTGGAGAGCACGGTGGTCAGTGCCAGGACTGATCTGGAAAGCACCAGCCGCGCGGTGCGAAAAGGAGAGGCCGACTCCCGGCGGATGGAGGATGCTCTCCAGAAACTCCAGAATAAGCTCTTCCAGGACCTGGCGGAGGGCATTCGGGAGGTGAAGGATGCTCGGGAGAAGGACATGTCCTCGCTGGAGGAGCAGCTGGCCCAGCTGAGCCGCTCCCTGTCGGAGAGCACGGTGGAGTTCGCAAATGAACAGAGCCGGTATAAGAGCGATCTCCATGAGCTCAAAGCTCGTCTGGAGGAGCAGGACGGGCCGGCGCTCCTCGTACAGGAGCTGGCATCCATCAGCAGCGCCGTGGCCAATCTCAACACCGCCAACGAGGTGGCCGAGGGAAACATGGCGGTGCTCCGGGAGCAGATTGCATCGGTGAGTGGTGAGCTGCAGACCAGAAACAGGGAGGTGGCGTCAGTGTCTGAGGAGGTGGGTGCCGTGAGGACGCTGGTGCAGAGCGCTGTGGGAGCCTTACGGGAGGAGGTGTCCGCAGCACGAGCCAGCGTCCAGACCACGTCAGACCAGCTTCAGAGCCTGAATGACCAGCAGGACCAGTCCAGCGCGGCTCTCCAGAGCCTGGAGGCACAGCTGAGAGAGGAACTGCTCAAGCTGGAGAAACGGAAGGATGACCTGGAGGTCCGACTGAAGGCCGCGGAGGAGAGCCAGGAGGTCTCGGCGTCCTCGCTGTCAGAGCAGACAAACAGACTGAATGCTCTCGAGTCCAAGTATGAATCCCACGAGAACTCACTGTCCGGCTGCAGGACGGCAGCGGAGGCGCTGAGACACGATCTGGAGGGGATGAAGAGCCGTCTGGGAGAGCTGCAGACGAGAGTAGATGCTCTAGACGAGACCCAGGAAACAGAGCAGGAACCAGAGCAGGAAACAGAGCAGGAACCAGAGCAGGAAATGGAGCAGGAGCCAGAGCAGGAACTGGACGCTGTTCAAGATGAAGAACCAGAAAGTCCTCCTGAACAGCTGGATGAGTGA